The sequence GATCATGTCCTCGCGGGACACGACCTTGACGCGCTCGCGGCCGTGGGGCTCGCCCAGGGCCCGCTCGAACGCGTCGAGGACCTCCCAGTCGGTCCAGGTCAGGACGTCGACGCCCTTGTCCCGCAGGAAGTCCAGGATCGCCTGCGGGTCCGGCTCGCTCGCGCGGGAGAACCGCGCGGCGTCGGCCACGAGGTGCTTGACGGTCTCGGAGGCGTCGGACTTGGTGTGCCCGATGAGCCCGACGGGACCGCGCTTGATCCAGCCCGTCACGTAGACGCCGTCCACCGGCTCGCCCTCGGGGGACACGACGCGGCCCTCGTGGTTGGAGATGACGCCCGCGAGCTCGTCGAACGGCAGGCCCGGCAGCGGGGAGCCGAAGTACCCGACCGCGCGGTAGACGGCCTGCACGTCCCAGTCGTGCAGGTCGCCGGTGCCCTCGACGGTGCCGTCGCCCACCAGGCGGGTGCGTTCGGTCCGCAGGCCCGTGACGTGGCCGTCGGCGCCGGTGACGATCTCGGCGGGGGCGTGCAGGAAGTGCAGGTGGATGCGGCGCGAGGCCGTCGACTCCCCCTCCTTCAGCGTCCAGTCCGTCAGCGTCTTGACGACCTGGCGGGTCTGGTTGGACTTCGCGATGGCCGCCTCGGAGCCCTCGTCGAACTCGAAGTCCTCCGGGTCGACGATGACGTCGACGTCGGGGACGTGACCGAGCTCACGCAGCTCCAGCGGCGAGAACTTCACCTGCGCGGGACCGCGACGGGCGAAGACGTGCACGTCGGTGACCTTCGAGGCCTTCAGGCCCTCGTACACGTTGGCCGGGATCTCGGTGGGGAGCAGGTCGTCGGCGTGCTTGGCCAGCACGCGCGCCACGTCGAGGGCGACGTTGCCGGCCCCGAGGACCGCGACGGAGGCGGCGTCCAGCGGCCACTCGCGCGGGTAGTCGGGGTGGCCGTCGTACCAGGAGACGAAGTCGGCCGCGCCGAAGCTCTCGGGGGCGTCGACCCCGGGGATCGTCAGCGGGGCGTCCTTGATCGCGCCGGTGGAGAAGACGACGGCGTCGTAGTGGCGCCGCAGGTCCTCCAGGGTGACGTCGGTGCCGAAGTCGACGTTCGTCAGCAGCCGGATGTCGCCGCGCCCCAGCACCTTCTGCAGGGCCACGATGATCTGCTTGATGCGCGGGTGGTCGGGCGCGACGCCGTAGCGCACGAGCCCGAACGGCGCGGGCAGGCGCTCGAACAGGTCGATGCCGACGCCGTCGAAGCCCGTGGCCGACAGGTCGGCCTTGGAGAGGATGTCCGAGGCGTAGATCCCGGCCGGTCCGGCTCCCACGACGGCGACGCGCAGCGGACGGTTCGAATCGGTCACAGCTCTCGGTGTCCCTGTCTCTCGAGGAGGATTCATCCGTAGGCAAGCCTAAACGCCGGGCGCCACCACCACGAACGCGACGATGACCCCGTGACCCCCGTGGACCAACCCCCCGCCGGCCCTGCACGAACCGTCCACACCCGCAGCGGGGTCCTCGCCGGGGCGGCCGCCTACGGGCTGTGGGGGCTGTTCCCCTTCTACTTCCACGCCCTGCGCTCGGCCGGCGCCCTGGAGATCCTCGCCTGGCGCGTCGTGTTCTCCCTCGCGCTGTCCGCGGTCCTCGTCACGGCGCTGCGCCGCTGGGGGCGCGTCGCCGCCGTCGCGCGCTCGCGCGAGCAGCGCACCCTGCTCGCGGCGGCCGCCGTCGCCGTGGCCGTCAACTGGGGCGTCTACGGCCTGGCCGTGGTGGACGGGCACGTCCTGGAGGCCGCGCTGGGGTACTTCGTCAACCCGCTGCTGACCGTCCTGCTCGGGGTCCTCGTCCTGCGCGAACGGCTGCGGCCCGGGCAGTGGGCCGCGGTCGGCGTCGGGCTCGCGGCCGTCGTCGTCATCACCGTCGACCTGGGCCGGCTGCCGTGGATGGCGCTGACCGTGGCGGTCTCCTTCGCCGCCTACGGGCTGCTGAAGAACCAGCTCGGCCGCCGCGGCGGCGGGGTGGACCCGCTGACCGGGCTGACGGTGGAGACCACCGTCCTCGTCGTGCCCGCCGTCGTGGCCCTGCTCGTGCTGGGGCCGCGGGTGACGTTCGCCACCGAGGGGCCGCTGCACGCGGGCCTGCTCGTGCTGGCCGGCCCCACGACGCTGGTGCCGCTGGTCCTGTTCGCCACCGCCGCCTCCCGGGTGCCGCTGACCGTCATCGGGATGCTGCAGTACGTCACCCCCGTCCTGCAGTTCGTGGCGGCGCTGCTGCTCGGGGAGACCATGCCGGCCTCGCGCTGGATCGGCTTCGGGCTCGTCTGGCTGGCCCTGGCCGTGCTCACCGTCGACGTGGTGCGCCACCAGCGGCTGGGAGCGCGCCGGGAGTCCGCCGGGAGCACACCCGTCACGGTGCACGAGCGGTGATCCACCCGGCAGACTGCTGAGAGTGCTGCCCCCGCTCCTGGCCCGGCGCGCCCGACGGGCCCGCACCCGCCGCCTCGGCGCCGTCTTCGTCGTCGTCCTCGCGGTCGTCGGTGTCCTGTCCGCGGTGACCCCGCCGTTCCGGGAGCGCTTCGGCCCCCTCCTGGAGGTCCTGCCCCTCGGGGTCCCGCTGCTGACCAAGACGGTCCTGGTCCCCGTCTCCATCGCGCTGCTGCTGCTGGCCCGCGGGCTGCGGCAGGGGCAGCGGCTGGCGTGGGTCGTCACGCTCGTCCTGCTCGCCACCTCCGCCGTCCTGCACCTGCTGAAGGGCATCGACGTCGAGGAGGCCGTCCTCGACGTCGTCCTGCTCGTGTGGCTGTCCGCCAACGCCCGCTCGTTCCCCGTGCTGCCCAGCGCCGCCCGCACCCGGCGCGCGGCGCGCGTCCTGACCATCGGCGCCGTCCTCACCCTCGCCGTCAGCGCCGCCCTCGTCGTCGCCGTCGGGGAGGAGCGCCACCCGCGCGAGACGACCGCCGCCGTCGTCGAACGGCTCGTCGGGGACAGCAGCCGCCCGCTGCCGGTGCTGCGCGGGGACGAGAGCCACGTCTTCCTGCCGCTGCTCAACCCCTCGCTGCTGGCCCTGGGCATCACCCTCGTGGTGGTCCTGGGCTGGGTGCTGTTCAGCCCGCACCGCCCCGAGACCCTCAGCCCCGAGCAGCGGCTGGCCGAACGCGAACGCGCCCGCGCCGTCGTCCTGGCCCACGGCGGCGACACCCTCGACTACTTCGCGCTGCGCGACGACAAGGACTTCTTCTTCGTCACCTTCCCCGAGGGCGAGGGGGTCGTGGCCTACAGCGTCCGCAACGGCGTCTGCCTCGTCTCCCCCGACCCCATCGCCCCGCCGGAGCGCGGCGGCGCGCTGCTCACCGAGTTCCTCGACCTCGTCGAGCGCAGCGGCTGGTCCGTCGCCGTCGTCGGCGCCGGCACCGACTGGCTGCCCTCCTACGAGGCCGTCGGGCTGCGCCCGGTCTACCTGGGCGACGAGGCCGTGCTGGACTGCACGAAGTTCTCCCTCAAGGGCTCGTCGATGAAGAGCCTGCGCGGGTCGGTGAACCGCGTCACCAAGGCCGGGATCAGCGTCGAGTTCCTCGACGGCCCCACGGTGCCCGCCGAGGTGAAGGCCGAGCTGCTCGCCATCTCCGGGCAGTCCCGCCAGGGCGAGGCCGAGCGCGGGTACTCGATGACGCTCTCGCGCCTGTTCGACCCCGCCGACACCGGCGTCCTGGTCAGCGTGGCCCGCTTCGACGACGGCCGGCCCGCCGGGTTCATCCAGTGGACCCCCGCCGCGAAGGTCGAGGGGTACTCCCTGGACGTCATGCGCCGCTCGACGGCCGAGGACGTCCCCAACGGCCTGACCGACGCCCTCATCGTCGCCACCGCCGCGCACCTGGCCGAGAACGGCGGGCGGGGCCTGGGCCTGAACTTCGCCGTGCTGCGCGAACTGGTCGCCGGTGAGCGCGAGGGCGCCGTCGCCGACCTGGGCCGCCGCGCCCTGCACGCGCTGTCGCGCAGCGCCCAGATCGAGTCGCTGTGGAAGTTCAACGCCAAGTACGACCCGACCTGGAAACCCCGCTACGTCGTCCTGGACTCCGTCGAGTTCGCGGCCGCGCAGGGCCTGACGATCGCCGGCGCCGAAGGGGTCGCGGAACTGCCCGTCGTGGGCCGGTTCCTCGGACGCCGCCCGTGAGCCTGGCGCTGGGGGCCGCGCTGCTCGCGGCGCTCGCGTACGCGGGGGCCTCGATCCTGCAGGCCCTCGGCGTGCGCGGGGGGTCGTCGGCGGCGGCGCTGACCCGGTCCCCGCTCTACCTCGCCGGCCTCGGGCTCGACGGGCTCGCGTGGCTGCTCTCGCTCGTGGCGCTGCGGCGGCTGCCGACGTTCGCCGTCCAGTCGCTGCTCGCGGGCTCGCTGGCCCTGACGGTCCTGCTGGCGCGGGTGGTCCTGCGCTCGCGGTTGCGGACGCGGGACACCGTCGCGGTCCTGCTGCTCGTGGGCGCCCTCGGGGTCGTCGGCGGGGCCGGGACCGAGCAGCCCGCCCCCCTCGTGCCCGCCCCGGTGCTCGTCGCGCTGTGCGTGGCGGCCGGGCTGTGCCTGTCCGCGGTGCTCGCGCTGCGGCGCAGCGGGTCCACGGTGTTCGCGGTCCTGGCGGGGCTGGGGTACTCGGTGGCCGCCCTCGGGGCCCGGGCCGTCGAGGTCCCCCCGGCCTGGTGGCGGGTCGCGCTGGAACCGGTCGCGTGGGCCGTCGTCGTCGCCGGCGTCGCGGGGACCCTGGCGTACGCCGCGGCGCTGGAGAAGGGGTCGGTCGGGGCCGCCACCGCGCTGCTGTGGTCGGTGGAGGTCGTCGTCCCGGCCGTGGCGGGGTTCGCGCTGCTCGGCGACGAGGTGCGCCCCGGGTGGTTCGGGGCCGCGGTCGCGGCGCTGGTCGTCGTGGTCGGGTGCTCGGTGGTGCTCGCGGGCTCCCCCGCGATCCCCGAGGAGGGCTGAGACCCCGCCGGAGGCACACCTCCCGCCCGCGGGTGCGGGTCCGGAGGGCGCGAGGTGTGCCGTCAGCGGGAGGGGGCCCGGCGCCGGTGCAGGGTCCCCCAGCTCACGACCTCCAGCACGATCCACGACGAGACCGCCAGGACCTGCCAGCGCTGGGAGTCCCCGCCCCCGCCGTTGCCGCCCTGGAAGAACGTGACGACCTCGTAGAGCCCGCAGCCCGTCGAGACGAGCGCGACGAGCAGCGCCAGCGCGCGCAGCACCCCCGAGGTGCGCCAGACGAGCTCGGCCCCGGCGAGCACGGCCGCGGCGGTGCCGAGGACGGACACCCCGTCGTGGACGAGCTCGGCGCCCACCGACGACGCCGGGCACGGCCCGAGCGAGGGCGCGCACGTCACCGGGACCAGCGCCGAGACGAACGTGCCGAGACCGAACACGGCCAGGCACACCGCCCGGAACCGCGCGTGCCGGGGCCCGCTGCGCCACAGCGGCAGCGCCAGCAGGGCCGTGAGCAGACCCGCGCTGCCGTCGCCCAGGCGGAACCAGATCGAGCCCGGCTCGGTCGGCACCGACAGCTCGCTGATGACCCCCACCGCCAGGTCGACGCGCGCCCCCACGAACGGGGCGAGCAGGAAGTTCGCGTTGGCCAGCGCCGCGACGACGGCCACCGGCAGCCAGCCGGGGTGGGCGGCACGCCTCACCGCAGCGCCCGCACCGCGTCCACGATCGCCGACGGCCCGCCGACGTTGCCCGGCACGACGACCTGCCGGACCTCCCGGCCGTCCACGGGCAGCCGCCACACCGAGACCCCGGGCGCGACCTGCCCCTCGACGACGGCCTCGCGCGCCCCCAGGCCCGTGCGGGCGACCTCGGCGGCCGTGATGCCGCCCTTGCTGACCACGGCGTCGACGCGCGGGCGCAGGAGGCGGACGGCCTCCACGAGCGCGGCCATGACGCGCTCCCCGTGGTCCAGCGTGCCGTGGTCGGCGGCGCGGACGCGTTCGGTGGCGAGCACGACGAGGTCGCCCGTCGCCCGCGCGGCCAGTTCCCGTCCCGCCGCGAGCGGGTCCGCGAGCGCCGCCGCGGTCGGCAGGACGAGCCGGGTGCCTCCCCCGTCCCCGGCGAGGGCCTCCAGCTGGACCCGCGCGCCCTCGGTGTGCGACCCGCAGACCACCAGGACGCGCCGGGCCGTCGGCAGCCGGTCCAGGTACCCGGTGCTGGCCACCCCCGCCAGTTCCGCCGCCAGAGGGGCCGCGCAGCGCACCACGACACCCCGTCCGTCCCGCTCGGCCCGTTCGAGGTCGGCGGCCAGCGCCCGCACGTCGTCGTCGTCGCGCACGTCGGGCACGACGACGGCCCCGGCCGGGGCCTGCTCCAGCGGTCCCCGGAACGGGGTGCGCGAGGACTTCTCCCGCACGTAGTCCTCCAGCCGGGAACTGGTGAACCCGAAGACGGGGTCGGCGGCGTACTCGCTCTCGGCGGCCGGGACACCGCCCACGAGGTGCACGCCGTCGATCGTCGTGCGGCCCCCGGCCGGGAACGCCGGCACGAACAGGACCACGTCGTCGGGGCCGGTGAACACGTCGGTCTCGGCGAAGACGTGCCCGCGCAGGGTGGAGTCCCCGCGCAGCACGAAGCGCACCCGCACCCCGAGGCGGCCGGCCGCGGCGAGGACGTCGTCGCGGATCGAGGTCACGAGCGCGACCGCCGCCGCCTCGGTCAGGGCCCGCGAGTTCGTCTGGACGTACACGGCGTCCACCTCGCGCAGCGTGCGCTCCAGGACGGCGGCGTCCCACGCCAGCAGGACCCGCACCCCCGTCGCCGACTGCGTCCCCGTCGGATCGTCGTCCAGCACCACCGTCTTCACGCTCCGCAGTGAACCAGACCTCGTGCGGGTGTCCGGGGTGCGGCACAGTGGGGGCGTGGACCTGCCGGTGAACCCGCCCGTCGAGCCGATGCTCGCCAAGGCGGCCGGGGCCGTCCCGGCCCAGCCCGACGGCGAGCCCGCGTGGCTGTACGAGCCCAAGTGGGACGGGTTCCGCTGCATCGTGTTCCGCGACGGCGACGAGGTGGAGCTGGGCTCGCGCGGCACGAAACCCCTCACGCGGTACTTCCCCGAGGTCGTCGCGGCCGTCCTGGCCGAACTGCCGCCGCGGTGCGTCGTCGACGGCGAGCTGTTCGTCCCGCAGCCCGGCGGCGGCCGGCTGGCGTGGGACCTGCTGTCCCAGCGCATCCACCCCGCTGCCAGCCGCGTCGAGAAGCTGGCCGTCGAGACGCCCGCGCAGTTCGTGGCCTTCGACCTGCTGGCCCTCGGCGACGAGGACCTCACGTCCCGGCCCGCGGGGGAACGTCGCGAACGGCTCGTGGCGGCGCTCGCGGGCTGCGGTCCGGTGACGCACGTGACGACGGCGACGTCCGACGCCGCGGTGGCCGCGGACTGGTTCACGCGGTTCGAGGGGGCCGGGCTGGACGGGGTCGTCGCCAAACCCCTCGGCGAGCCGTACCGCCCGAAGGAGCGGGTCATGACGAAGGTGAAGCACCGCCGCACGGCCGACTGCGTCGTCGTGGGGTACCGGCTGCACAAGAGCCTGCCCGGGATCGGGTCGATGCTGCTGGGCCTGCACACCGACGACGGGGTCGTGTCCGTGGGCGGGGCGGCGGCGTTCACGGCCGCGCGGCGGGTGGAACTGCTGGAACTGCTGCAGGAGCTGCGCACGGGCGACGAACCCGCGCAGGGCGAGAAGAACCGATGGAACGCCCGCCGGGACGACTCGTGGATCCCCGTCCGGAACGAGCTCGTGTGCGAGGTGGAGTACGACCAGCTGGAGGGGCGGCGGTTCCGGCACAACCCGCGGTTCCTGCGCTGGCGGCCGGACAAGGAGCCCGGGCAGTGCCGGCTGGACCAGCTCGACGTCCCGGCCGACTACGACCTGACCGACGTGCTGTCGGGCGCCGCGGGAGCCTCGGCGGGGGGTTCG comes from Kineococcus rhizosphaerae and encodes:
- a CDS encoding bifunctional lysylphosphatidylglycerol flippase/synthetase MprF; the protein is MLPPLLARRARRARTRRLGAVFVVVLAVVGVLSAVTPPFRERFGPLLEVLPLGVPLLTKTVLVPVSIALLLLARGLRQGQRLAWVVTLVLLATSAVLHLLKGIDVEEAVLDVVLLVWLSANARSFPVLPSAARTRRAARVLTIGAVLTLAVSAALVVAVGEERHPRETTAAVVERLVGDSSRPLPVLRGDESHVFLPLLNPSLLALGITLVVVLGWVLFSPHRPETLSPEQRLAERERARAVVLAHGGDTLDYFALRDDKDFFFVTFPEGEGVVAYSVRNGVCLVSPDPIAPPERGGALLTEFLDLVERSGWSVAVVGAGTDWLPSYEAVGLRPVYLGDEAVLDCTKFSLKGSSMKSLRGSVNRVTKAGISVEFLDGPTVPAEVKAELLAISGQSRQGEAERGYSMTLSRLFDPADTGVLVSVARFDDGRPAGFIQWTPAAKVEGYSLDVMRRSTAEDVPNGLTDALIVATAAHLAENGGRGLGLNFAVLRELVAGEREGAVADLGRRALHALSRSAQIESLWKFNAKYDPTWKPRYVVLDSVEFAAAQGLTIAGAEGVAELPVVGRFLGRRP
- the rarD gene encoding EamA family transporter RarD, giving the protein MTPVDQPPAGPARTVHTRSGVLAGAAAYGLWGLFPFYFHALRSAGALEILAWRVVFSLALSAVLVTALRRWGRVAAVARSREQRTLLAAAAVAVAVNWGVYGLAVVDGHVLEAALGYFVNPLLTVLLGVLVLRERLRPGQWAAVGVGLAAVVVITVDLGRLPWMALTVAVSFAAYGLLKNQLGRRGGGVDPLTGLTVETTVLVVPAVVALLVLGPRVTFATEGPLHAGLLVLAGPTTLVPLVLFATAASRVPLTVIGMLQYVTPVLQFVAALLLGETMPASRWIGFGLVWLALAVLTVDVVRHQRLGARRESAGSTPVTVHER
- a CDS encoding DUF998 domain-containing protein, producing MRRAAHPGWLPVAVVAALANANFLLAPFVGARVDLAVGVISELSVPTEPGSIWFRLGDGSAGLLTALLALPLWRSGPRHARFRAVCLAVFGLGTFVSALVPVTCAPSLGPCPASSVGAELVHDGVSVLGTAAAVLAGAELVWRTSGVLRALALLVALVSTGCGLYEVVTFFQGGNGGGGDSQRWQVLAVSSWIVLEVVSWGTLHRRRAPSR
- a CDS encoding four-carbon acid sugar kinase family protein codes for the protein MKTVVLDDDPTGTQSATGVRVLLAWDAAVLERTLREVDAVYVQTNSRALTEAAAVALVTSIRDDVLAAAGRLGVRVRFVLRGDSTLRGHVFAETDVFTGPDDVVLFVPAFPAGGRTTIDGVHLVGGVPAAESEYAADPVFGFTSSRLEDYVREKSSRTPFRGPLEQAPAGAVVVPDVRDDDDVRALAADLERAERDGRGVVVRCAAPLAAELAGVASTGYLDRLPTARRVLVVCGSHTEGARVQLEALAGDGGGTRLVLPTAAALADPLAAGRELAARATGDLVVLATERVRAADHGTLDHGERVMAALVEAVRLLRPRVDAVVSKGGITAAEVARTGLGAREAVVEGQVAPGVSVWRLPVDGREVRQVVVPGNVGGPSAIVDAVRALR
- a CDS encoding FAD-dependent oxidoreductase, with product MNPPRETGTPRAVTDSNRPLRVAVVGAGPAGIYASDILSKADLSATGFDGVGIDLFERLPAPFGLVRYGVAPDHPRIKQIIVALQKVLGRGDIRLLTNVDFGTDVTLEDLRRHYDAVVFSTGAIKDAPLTIPGVDAPESFGAADFVSWYDGHPDYPREWPLDAASVAVLGAGNVALDVARVLAKHADDLLPTEIPANVYEGLKASKVTDVHVFARRGPAQVKFSPLELRELGHVPDVDVIVDPEDFEFDEGSEAAIAKSNQTRQVVKTLTDWTLKEGESTASRRIHLHFLHAPAEIVTGADGHVTGLRTERTRLVGDGTVEGTGDLHDWDVQAVYRAVGYFGSPLPGLPFDELAGVISNHEGRVVSPEGEPVDGVYVTGWIKRGPVGLIGHTKSDASETVKHLVADAARFSRASEPDPQAILDFLRDKGVDVLTWTDWEVLDAFERALGEPHGRERVKVVSREDMIKASRRVG
- a CDS encoding ATP-dependent DNA ligase — encoded protein: MDLPVNPPVEPMLAKAAGAVPAQPDGEPAWLYEPKWDGFRCIVFRDGDEVELGSRGTKPLTRYFPEVVAAVLAELPPRCVVDGELFVPQPGGGRLAWDLLSQRIHPAASRVEKLAVETPAQFVAFDLLALGDEDLTSRPAGERRERLVAALAGCGPVTHVTTATSDAAVAADWFTRFEGAGLDGVVAKPLGEPYRPKERVMTKVKHRRTADCVVVGYRLHKSLPGIGSMLLGLHTDDGVVSVGGAAAFTAARRVELLELLQELRTGDEPAQGEKNRWNARRDDSWIPVRNELVCEVEYDQLEGRRFRHNPRFLRWRPDKEPGQCRLDQLDVPADYDLTDVLSGAAGASAGGSR